In Manis javanica isolate MJ-LG chromosome X, MJ_LKY, whole genome shotgun sequence, the DNA window GTCATTTTAAGCCTCTAAGTTTTAGTGTGTTTGTTACACAGAAATAGATACCCAGAACACCCACAAAAGGCTGCAGTGGACCTTTTAAGGCCTGATACCCCAACTCGCACATCCCCCTCACAACAAAATCAAAACCAGCCAGTCAGACTTTCAGTCCTTTTAATTAGGTGCTCTGAGGAGATGAGAGAATGGCGGGGAGGGTGTGGAAAAGATGGTGCTTCTTGAGCTCCACTCAGAAACCGGTCAGTCTTCATCCCCTGGCAGCTTGATCTTGCTAGGGTCAAAGCAGTTGGATTCCATGATGGGGAGGCCATTGGCCTCTCGGTATTTCACAAGCCTCTCAGCTTCACGGCGGGCCCACTCGTGCATCCTGGAGGCAACAGCATCAGGGCAGATGTCAGGGAACCTCACTGGACACCAATCCCTATCTTAGCTCCCCATTCCCCAACAAGGCAGGGATAGGATTCCTGGCAGACTCCCCTTCAATCTCCACCCCTGCCTCTGCGTCCACCCATCCCACTCTTTTGGACATCCCATGCACCTGTAGTCAGGCAGATAAGCCACAAAGGTGCTGCCAAGGACCAAGACGATGGAGAAGCCAAAGAAGAAGACAACCCGCATGTTCCAGAGGTCCACAACAGGGTCCTTGTCATAACCGTGGGAGTCTGGATTCTGTGgtgaagaaaggaagagatgagGGCTTCCTGCTGCTCCACAAAGCCTTATGCTGGTTCTGCATAAGCTGGTCCCCAATTTCACCTGAGATCAATCTCCCCATCCTCCCTaaattcctctttttctagttttatgactTGTCAAGCTTCTTCCTagcacagggcctttgcacttgctgtttccctctgcctggaaagccTCTTCTCCAGATCTAGTCAGGTCTAGATCTGTCTCCTCATTCAAAGTTTTGGCTTCCTCACCATTTCCTTTAGGGAGCATTCCTTAGTCACCTTGTCTATTCATTTGAACTATAGGAAATTGCCATTTTTCTAGGTCAAAAATGGTTGAATATTGGCAATTTCCTATGGTTCAACTTAATAAAActactccctaacttcaagtcaCTCTCTATCCCCTAATTCTGCTCAACTTTCTTTCTAGCATGTATTAGCATACCAAAGTAGCATCTCCTCAGATCCTCTGTATACATTATCTTACATTATCAATTACATACACTATATTactgttttcaaaatgtttacatgtttattttccctGTTATCCACTATCGTACAAGCTCAATAAAAGCAAGAGCTTTATCTGAATTCCACACTGCTGAACCTCTAGGGCCCAGATCTGCAACCTGGCATACAGCAGTTCCTCAATACATATttacagaatgaatgaataaatgaataagcatCCTATATATCCAAGAGCCTTAACCAGAAGTTAGTATTGattaagtacttactatgtgccggGCCTTTTCACATACACAAACTTGACAATATCCCAGTGAGGTggaaaatggcaataataattaACACCTTCTAATTCTGAATATCTACTAGGTACCAGCAGCTGTTCCGAGCATTTTGAATCATTTAATTACATGAGGCAGGTGTGGTATTTTGTTTTAGGTGTCCTACTTTCCCTATtttcaaagaaactgaggcaccaagagATAAGGctacttgcccaagatcacacaggttAGTGGCTGTCAATGCCTGTATCCAACCTAGGCATTCTGATTTCAGAGTCTCTGCTATCAATACAGCACAGCGGACCTGATTCCACCACACATTCAGTTATGGGAGCTTGGGCAAGTCACCGAACATCtttatgcttcagtttcctcgtctgtaaaatgggcatactAATAGAACGTACTTTGAAACggggttgttttgaggattagatGAGTCAGTTTACTAAAGTGTTTAGAACACTGTCACTGAACAAGCGCCCTATCGGTGTTTAGTGTTATTGTTATACTGTATTGCTTTTAATGTGTTTTGAGCACTTCCTGCTTCAGATTTGACATCTGTCTGCAAAATCAGGCCAATCTCGCCTTTGGCCCTGAACCGAAGATGATCAGGAGACAAAGGAGGAGAAGCAAAATTCCCAAGTCTTCAAGAATTTCACCAGCTGCGCAATCCGCAGTCACCTAAAAAACGTCCTCTACAGCGCCACGTCCGCCGACCCCCGAATGACCCTTCCGGCGTCCCGTTTCCCCTCCCTCTCACCTTCTCATAGAGGTTCTCGTCCTCCAGATCCGGGTCTTCCTGCCAGCGTATTGTCGGTCCCGGTGTCCGCTTTCCCGCCACAGCGGACGGGACGATCACAGACCTGGACGAGCTGGATTCCCAGCGAACACGGGCAGCCAGGAGCCTTCGCGTCGCTGCTGCTGCCAAAAGACGGCGAGTGCACAAACCTAACGTCCCGGCCGCCATGACAGATTGTTCTGCAGGATTTCGGGGGCGGAGACGGAAATGCGACTGTGCGCAGCTGCAGTTGACCCGGGCGCGATCTTTATCACTTTGTCCTCGCTGCAATAAATTGGTCCAGAGTCTGGATTTTGTTTCCGGATGAAGTGAGACGTTGCATAGCCCTCTATCACGGCCTCATGAGAGCAAACATTTTCTTGTCGTCTGGATCAGGCTATTTTATTTCTGACTGATAGGTCCGCTCCTTTCCTTGAGAAGAAAGCAGTGACATGCCAGTCGATGCAGATCCCAGGGAATCCCTCGATTTCCCTTGCGTGGGGAAAGGGGTGGGGCTTCCGTTTGTCTTTTATCTTCGAAGGAAGCCAACTTTCTAAAAAGCGGGCGTCATTGGATTGTCCAATAGCTACTCTTTTCCTCGACCTGCGGGCGTTCGCGAAGGGAGTGGAGGTGGCACACGCTTGCCAATCAGAGATGGCCAGGGCTTCCCGTCCGCATTCGGCGACCAATAGACAAGGCCAGCCAGAGCGCGCTCCCTTAGTAGGTGGATGGTGGTCGAAGCGCCGGTTCCTTTCTCGTCGTCGCCATTTTGTGCTGGTGACTGAGGCCGGCTGGGAGTAGGCGGCAGTGCGTTTCCCGGGGAGGGAAGCGCGCTTGGTGCTTTTCCCCTCC includes these proteins:
- the NDUFB11 gene encoding NADH dehydrogenase [ubiquinone] 1 beta subcomplex subunit 11, mitochondrial encodes the protein MAAGTLGLCTRRLLAAAATRRLLAARVRWESSSSRSVIVPSAVAGKRTPGPTIRWQEDPDLEDENLYEKNPDSHGYDKDPVVDLWNMRVVFFFGFSIVLVLGSTFVAYLPDYRMHEWARREAERLVKYREANGLPIMESNCFDPSKIKLPGDED